AAAGACCAGAACCCATAACACCAAGTTAGCAGTCGCTTTTACTACTATAATATTTTTCATATTTATTAACTCAATTGCTCCAGAAAATTTCTTTTTAAATTTCAATAATATTAGAACTCAAGATATTTCTCAAGATATTGAAATCAAAGGAAGTTTAATTAATGATAAATCTCATAAATTCAGTAATTCAATTTCAAAAAATAATGCAATAAATCTATTCAAAAATAAAACTGTTTTTTCTAATTACAACTCAAATAAGTTTACAACTAATACTCATGATGTTTCGAAAATCTATAAATATAAAACTAATAACAAATCAATTGTAAATGTTAGTAAGAAAATTGCAGATAATGTAATTTTAAAATCTGAATTTGATAATTTTAACAATGTTAATTTTAATGATGATAGAAGTAATTTAAATTCAAACAATTCGAATTCTGGAATAATTGCTAATAATGTTTTAAATGAAAATGTTAATATAACCGATTATATTATTCAAAATAAAGAAGAAATTATTTCTTTACTTAATATAAATCGTGACAATGATAATTCTGTTAACTTACTTAATCAAAATTTAATTAAAGATATCAAACATATTTCATTCGGTGTGAATTTTACACCAGATGAAAATAATAATTTAAATTCTTATTATGTTTCACTAAATGTTTCAGAATCTGACAGACTTGGAATAGAAGTTGGAGGAATCAATGCAAATATACCTTCAAGCAACTTATCTAACAATAAAATTGGAGGTTATAGCAAGAAATCTATAAAAACATTTTCAGGAGATGAAGATCAATATTCAAATAACGATAAAGTACTTTTAAATGAGGTATCTTTTGACAATATGATTGCTCCAATACTTAAAAGTAATTCAAGTATCAAAACATCACAACAAACTTATGGTGCAATTTTTTATGATAGAAAATTTAATTTGCTAAGTTTTGTTGATGGTTGTTCTAGAATTGCAATAGGTGGAACTGATAATGCAATGATCGGTAATATTAGACTTTATTTAGCAGCTAATATCTCTAAAAATTTCACTATTACAATTGGATCTTTTGGTACATTTGCTCATAGTTTTAGCAAAAATAATATTACTCCAAATAGTTCAAAAGGAATTTATGGCGGAATTGAAACTGGATTCTAAAAGAATTGCAAATTAAGCAATTTTAAAAGCCAATCAAAAAAACTTTTGGCTTTTTTTATTTTTTAGCAAACTTTAAAAATTCCTCTTTAGTCATTGAATTTAAAATGTCATTTTTAGTTAACCATCCCTTTCTACCCATAGTAATTCCATACCTCAAAACATCATAACCTTTAATAGAATGAGCATCAGTATTTATTGCAATTTTAACTCCTTTTTTTCTAGCATATTTAATCATTCGCCAGTTCATATCTAATCTATATGGACTTGCATTTAGTTCGATTGATTTATTGTTTTTGGCAGCAGTATCAATTACAGTTTGAAAATCTATATCATAACCTTTTCTAGACAAAATTAAACGACCAGTAGGGTGCCCTAATATAGTTACATACTTATTTTCTAATGCATTGCAAAGCCTGTCAGTTTGTGCTTCTTTACTTAAATTAAAAATACTATGAATTGAGCCAACAACTGAATCTAAGCTAGCTAATACATCATCATCAAAGTCCATTCTACCTTCACTTAGTATATCACACTCAATACCTTTTAGCATTTTAAAAACTGATGGATCATATCTTTTATTGATTTCGTCAATTGCTTTAGATTGTTCTAATAATCTTTTTTCATTTAAACCATTTGCATAAAAAGCTGCTTTTGAATGGTCGCATAATAAAATATATTTCCAATTATTTTTAACACAATGGTTTGCAATTTCATCTAAACTGTTTTCACCATCACTCCAGTTGGAATGAACATGAAACATTCCTTGAATATCATCAAGAGTAATAAATTTTTCTGGGATTTTATTATCTATAGCAAATCTAACTTCTTCAATTCCTTCTCTTAATTCTGGAATGATAAATTGCATTTTTGCTTTAGAGAAAATCTCTTCTTCAGAATTAATTTTTATCAATAAATTATCTTGATAAATACCATCATCCTTTAAGTCAAAGCCATGATCTTTCAAAGGAATTGAAATCATGAAATAATAATCGCTTGCTCCGGTATAACCATGAAGTACCCCATAAAAATTACCTTTTTCAGCAAATCGAATTTTAACTTTAACATCATTATCTAAAATAAAATGTGAGCTGTTCAAATTAGATTGAACATCCGTAACATTTTCTAATTTAGATAAATTCTCAATAAAATTGCTTATGTTTTCACATTCAATTACAAATATTAAAGAATCAACTTCTTCAGCTCCACGCCTTACTGATCCAGCTATTGAGCATTGAATAACACCTTGAATTTTCAAGAAATTTTCTAAAAGTAACTCACTTATTACTGTAGCAGCATCCAACCTTAATTTTCCTGAATTATTCTTCAAATCATTCAAACCTTCAAGAATTTTATTTTGGGATTTTATTCCAAATCCTTTTAAAGTTGAGATTCTATTTTCCATACAAGCATATTCTAATTCACCAATTGATTCAATTTGGAGTTCATTCCACAAAGTTTTAACTTTTTTAGCTCCTAAACCTCGAATCTTTAAAATATCTAATATACCCGACGGAGTTTTTTTTAAAAGATTATTTAATTGAACAGATTCTCCACTAATTACAATATCAGCAATCTCACCAGCAATGCTTTTACCAATGCCAGGTATTAAAAGGAGGGTTGCATTTTCTACTGCTTGTTGTATGTCAATTTGAGTCATAGATAAAGCCCTTGAAGCTCTATTATATGCTGTTGCTTTAAATTCATTCTCACCATGAAGAATTAATAAAGTTTCCATTTCTGAAAGTATATCTGATAACTCTCTTGAAGTCATAATTGTTTTGTAATTTGAGAAACAAAATTAAAGAAACTAAAAAATATCTTGAACATTAAATTTATCTAAGTAAATTAAGAATTGAATAAAATTGATTTTGTTTTTAATATTTCATTTTAAATATTAGGTTCTAAGAAGAAATTCAGTAAATTGATTGAGCTTCTATTCGATTAAAATCACTTAGTTTTGTAGTTGCAAATTCAAACAAAAAACAAGTATTATGGAATTATATAACCTTTCAATAATTAATAAAAAGAGTAAAAAAGTATATATAGAAACCTACGGTTGCCAGATGAATGAATCAGATTCTGAAATTGTACTTTCTGTAATGGGTAAGGATGGATTTGAAAAAACTAATGAAATTGATTTAGCAGATGTAATACTGATTAACACTTGTGCAATTCGAGATAACGCAGAACAAAGAATTCATGGTCGATTAAAAAATATCAAATTCTATAAAAAACAGAATCCTAAACTAGTAGTTGGTGTACTTGGGTGTATGGCAGAACGAATGAGGAGAGATTTGTTGGAAGTTGAAGACGTTGTTGATATTGTTATTGGTCCTGATGAATATAGGGCTCTCCCAGATTTAGTAAATGAAGCATTTAATGGACAGAAAGGAATTGCTGTAAAGTTATCGCGAGTTGAAACGTATGATGATATCACACCAGTTAGAACCGAAGGGATATCAGGGTGGATTTCTATTATGAGAGGTTGTGATAAGTTCTGTACCTTTTGTGTAGTCCCATTTACTAGAGGGCGTGAAAGAAGTAGAACTATGACTTCAGTATTAAAAGAGGTTGAAGAATTGTCTAACCATAATTTCAAAGAAATTACTTTGTTAGGTCAGAATGTGAACAGTTACAGAAGTGAAGGAAACGATTTTGCAGATTTACTTTCAAAGGTAGCAGATATAAATCCAAATATTAGAATAAGGTATACAACTTCCCACCCTCAAGATATGTCAGATAAGTTGATTGAAACAATGGCATCAAAAAATAACATTTGTAATTATATTCATTTACCAGTACAATCAGGATCAAACAGAGTGTTAAAGTTAATGAATAGAACTTATACCGTTGAACATTATTTAGAAAGAATTGAGAGGATTTATAATATCATTCCTAATGTATCATTATCAACTGATATAATAGCTGGCTTCCCAACAGAGAATGAAGATGATCATAAAAAAACATTAGATCTTGTTAAAAAAGTTAGATACGATGGTGCCTTTATGTTTAAATATTCACCAAGAGAAAATACAAAAGCCTGGGCAATGGGAGATACTGTTGAAGAAGAAGTTAAGACTAGAAGACTAAATGAGATAATTGAATTACAAAGAAGAATATCTGATGAAATAAACAATCAAACTGTGGGTAAAATAGAATTGGTTTTGATTGAAGGTGAGAGCAAAAAAGATTTTAACGAATGGAGGGGCAGAACTGATTCAAATAAGATAGTAATCTTTCCAAAAGGAGATGAGCAAATTGGAGAGTTTGCTTATGTAAAAATAAATCGTGGTAATGCAGCAACACTTTTTGGAAGTACAGTTAATAGTGATGGTACTCCTAAATTTATCCCACTTGAGTTAATGCAAAGCAATTAAAATTTAATTTGGAGAAAAGAATTAATTTTTAGTTAGTATAAAAAAAAAAGCACCTTAATTAATTATTAATGTGCCTTTGTTATATTGTTCAAAATTTTATTTTAATTCAAAAACTGTACCATTCAAATTTAACAAATATCCCTCCTTAGAACTATTAATCTCTAAACAACCTGAGTCTTTTAGTGCTTTAAGAGTTTTTTTCATATTAGTTGTTGTTAATATAAATTCTGGTTCAATTGATAATTCTCCGTTAGAATTTATTGAATTTTTATCAATATCAACATCATCTTTAACAAGTTTTGTAGAATCAAGTGCGGCTTTCAATAACTTTCCATTTTTATCAATACCAATTAATTGCAAAGCTAATTCTTCTTCTGGAGTGTTAGTACCTCCTCTAATTTCAGAAAGTAAAATTTCGTTATCCTTATCTCTATCACCAGTAACAGGAACATTAACTAATGGATAAGAAACTTTTCTAAGTTCTTTTAGAAAAATGGTAAAGCTTTTACTTTCAATTTCTTTTATTGCCCTTTCCATTTTGCTTGAAAGCAATCTTAGTTGAGTAATATCTTCTTGTGGTGTTGGAGAATTCAAAATTAGTTCAGTAATATTCAAATATAATACTGAATCAATAGGAAGTGATTTTAACCAATCCTTAAAAACAACAATACTACCAAATACGTCTCTAAAGTAAGAATTATAACTCCAAGCAGCAATCGCTCTTTCAACAAAAGAGACTGCATCAGAAATTTTTGTTTTGAAATAACAGCTTGTAGGATTAGAAATCAATTCTGAATTAGAAGAAGAAACAGCTAATGCACAAGCAAACGAAATTGTCTGACTTTGTCTTATTAAGTAATCATTTACATCCGTCGGTTGTGACGGTGAACTTAAGAGGTAAGAGAATGATGCCATAAAAGTAATAAAGTATTATAAATTACATGTAATGTTGAAAATTTAATTTGAACAAGAAAAATCTATCAAATATTTTGAACTAAATAAATTAAAAAGTATTCTAACAAAACTTAATTCATAATTTTGCAAGTTAATTAATTAATCTTTATTAAAAAAATTTAATTATTCACAAATAATAATTTTTTGTAACAGATAATAATTTGAATTACTTCCAAAGAAAAGTTTTCCATTTATTTGTAACTCATTATAATATCATGAACAAGGGCTTTGAACAAAATATTAATAATGATAAAAATCTAGATTCTATTCAGATTGAATTACCTGAAAAAATTGAAACAGATTTGAAGGTTTTGTCTGAAAATAAAAGTAAAACTTATAATATGAGAGCAATTGCAATTTTATGTGTCCTGCTCAGCAGTGCAGGAATTGCAGTATTTAAACCAAATACTGTAAGTAATCTAATTTCTGGTGAAGGTGATAAAACTGCCATAAGTAGAGCATTAAATACAAGCAAAACTTTAGTTTCAGAAAAAAATAAAACCCAACATAAAGCTGCTAAATCTTTGGCTATTAGTGATGAGTCTATTAATTCAAAAAATAAATTATATAGTGGGGTTAGTTTAGCACCGTTAGTAATGGAAAGGTTACCTATTAGAGATACAATTTACACTACAGGAAATGAGTATTTAGATGTAAATCTCTCAAATCAAACAGTTACTGTAATTAATAGAGACGGTACAAAGAATAAATTTTTGATTTCAAGTGGTACACCATACATAAGTGGTGGAATGGCAACACCTTCAGGAATTTTTACAGTGCAAAATAAAACTCCAATGGCTTTGAGCAAGCAGTTTCATAATGCAAAACTTCATTTTTGGATTGGAGTTCAAGGTGGAGTTGGTTTTCATGGGTTAGATGGAAGTGGTTATTATTGGAATCTTGGTAAAAGACCTTCTTCACATGGTTGCATCAGAATGGCTCGAAATGAGATTAAAGAGATGTACTCTTTAGTTCATGAAGGGTCAATCATAAAAGTCCATAATGGTGAGCCAGCAAGAGTTGTAGCATTCTGTGATAAATCTGACACAATGAATGCAATTTTAATTGATAGTGCCTCTGTTTACAATCGCAAACTTGGGTTAGACAGGTATAATATGCTAATGAAAGGAGAGTATTGGACTAATCCAATTCCAAGAATAGTACATAAATCCCCACAAAGAGTTAGATGGGGTATGCCTATTGGTAAAGCAGTAGAAATTCCAGCTCAAAAGCTACCAGATAACTTAAGGATTTATAACAAGTTGAGTAGTAAATCTAGTATTGTTTGGTTAGATAATTTATTTGTAAATAAAAAATCAATTATTAGTAAATTACCTAAGCCTAAAATTATTATTGGTGCTCAAGATGATGATTCAATACCTGAAGTTATTCAACCTTAATTAATTGCAAATTTAAAAAAAACAGGGAATTGTTATTGATGATAGAGTTTTTAAATTTAATTAAATAATAGCTTTGACAAAATTCATAAACTTAATGATACAAAAACTAATTTGGCTTTAATCCTTCAATCATATTTTTAAAAACATCTTCAGTGATAATTTTTACACCTAAAGAATTTGCTTTTATAAGTTTTGAACCTGCATCTAATCCTACAATAAGTAAATCAGTTTTTTTACTAACACTTGAACTTGTTTTACCTCCAAATTCTTCAATAAGTGCTGAAGCTTTTTCCCTTGAATAATGCATTAAAGTTCCAGTTAAAACAATAGTCTTCCCAAAGAAAGGAGAATTTATAGAATCTATATTTTTTTTCATTTCATTCTCAAAATTCAGTCCACTTTCTTTAAGTCTATTAATAATTTTAATATTAGTATCATTTGAGAAAAATCTAATTACTGATTCAGCAATTTTCACCCCAATTTCATTGGTAGAAACTAATTGATCAAACGTGGCTTCAATCAACGAGTTTAAAGAACCGAATTCATAGGATAAAATTTTAGCTACAGTTGAACCTACGTGCCTAATACCTAATGCAAATAATACTTTTGCAAATGGTTTATTTTTACTTTCATTAATGCCATTTAACAAATTCTCAATACTTTTTATACCCCATCTTTCTAATTCTAAAATCTGTTTTTTTTTACTTTCTAAATCATAAATATCTGCATAAGTTTCGAGTAATCCTAGCTCAACAAATTGATCAACAACCTTTTCACCAAGACCTTCAATGTCTAGTGCTGCTCTAGATGAGAAGTGAGATATTCTTCCTTTAATTTGACTTGGACAATCTGGATTTTCACAGTAAAAATTTACTTCACCATCGGGTCTTGTTAGTAATGTTTCAAAATGACAAGGGCAATGTGTTGGAAAAGAAAACTGAATAGAATTTACATTACGTTCAGAAATTACAACTTCACTTACTTTAGGAATAACATCTCCACCTTTTTCAATAACAACTGTATCGCCAATTCGAATATCTTTTAAAATAATAAAGTCTGAGTTATTCAAAGTCGCCCTTCTGATTGTTGATCCTGAAAGTAAAATAGGTTCAAGCTCCGCAACAGGAGTTATTGTCCCAAGCCTACCAACTTGAAATGTAATACCTTTTAGTTTTGTAGTTGTTTTTTTTGATGAAAATTTGTAGGCAATTGCCCATCTTGGGGCTTTGGAAACAAATCCTAATTCATCTTGATGTTTTAATGAATCAATTTTAATAACTACACCATCAATTTCATATTCTAATTCATCTCTTTTATTTTCCCATTCATCACAATAATCTAAAACTTCAAATATTGATTTACAAACACGAGAATGAGGATTAGTGGGTACACCAATTTCTTTTAGAATCTTTAAATTCTCAGAATGAGATTTTAATTCTATATTTTCTGAATAAAGGTAATAACCAAACATTGATAAAGGTCTTGATGCAACAATGGTGGAATCTAGCATTTTTAATGTACCAGAAGCTGAATTTCTTGGGTTTGCAAAAAGTTTTTCACCAATTAACTCTCTTTCAGAATTCATTAAGTAAAAGTCATTTTTTTTAATGAAAATCTCACCTCGAATTTCAAAATCATCTAGAATATAATCATAAACTTTAAAGTTATTGATAGATAAAGGAATTGATTTTATAGTTTTAACATTATTTGTTATTTCTTCACCTTCTTCACCATTTCCACGAGTAACCGCTTGATAGAATTTACCTTTTTCATAATGAATACTTACTGCAACCCCATCAATTTTCAGTTCAGCGGAATAGGAATAGTTCTCATCACCTAATATATTTTTTACTCGACTATCAAAATTCAAAACTTCTTCTCTACTGTAAGTATTCCCTAAAGATAACATAGGTCTTTTATGAGAAACTTGCGCGAAAGAATTTGTAATATCAGAACCTACTAGTTGAGTTGGAGAATCAATTGAAAAATATTCTGGATTTTCTTCTTCAAGTTTTACAAGTTCAGCTATCAACAAATCATATTCCAAATCAGAAATATTTGGATTGTTTTTAAGGTAATAATTATCATTTGCTATGTTTATTTGAATTTTAAGAAAGTTAATTCGATCAGTTATAATTTTAGAAAACATATTTGTTACTATATATTAAATGTATTTAAAAAATTTTTGTTAGTTGTGTTTAGTTTTTTTTTTTTAGGTTTGAAGTTCGTAAATTGTGAGAAATTGTATCTTAAAGTAATTTTATGCAAAATTGTATTCAAAATTAAAGTTAAAATACATAACATACTTAACTGAAAAATTAAAAATAAAATATATTTCTACGTAATTAATTAAATTTAATTATAAACTTATTAAAGCTTATGAAGTTAAGATTAAATCTTAGTTTGACTTTATTAATGGTATTGTTTACCATTGCAAATGTTAAAGCACAAAATTTTACTCCAGGATCTCCTGATTCTAGATTTGCACAATCTAGATTGGTTGGAGAAAATATGAAATCACATCAAACTCCAGTTTTTATTCAGAACAATGGACAATGGGATAATTCAGCTCGTTATCTTTTAAAAAGTGAAGGCTTAAATTTTTGGGTAACAAACACAGGAGTCGTTTATGATATGTATAATAACATAACACCTCAATCAACTGAAAGCATTGCAAGAAAATTTGCATCTGGTAAAGTTGACCAAAGTGGTACTGTTGGTCATATCATCAAAATGAATTTCCTTGGTGCTTCAAAAGATGCAAAAGTAATTGGTTTTGATAAGCAAACTGGTGTTCATAATTACTTTATCGGTTGTGATAGAAGTAAATATGCCACAAATGTTCCACTTTTTTCTCAAACATCAATTGAAAATTTGTATAAGGGAATTTCAGTTAAAGTTTATGCTGAAAGTAATAAACCAAGATACGATATCTTAGTTGCACCTAATTCAGATCCTTCTAAGGTTCGTTTGAATTTTGATGGTGCAGATGGATTGTATGTAACAAAAGAAGGCGATTTGGCAATAACTACATCGTTAGGTACTATTCGTCAAGTTGGTTTGTTTGCATATCAAAATGTGAATGGTTTAAATAAAAAAATTGATTGTCGATTTGTGAAAAACAATAACAATGAAGTAATTTTTTCATTGGGCAATTATGATAAATCAAAGGAATTAGTAATAGATCCACTATGGTACTCTCAAAGTATTGGGAATGCAGGGGGAAGTACAATATCTCCTTATAGTGATATAGAAACTGATGCAGCTGGGAATGTTTACATTGCTGGAGGCACAAATGATCCATCATTCCCTTCAACTTCAGGAGCATATAATAATAATCCTCCACAAGCTTTAGCAAATAGTGCTGGAGGTTATGATGCATTTGTAGCAAAGTTTGGACCTAATGGAAATTCTTTAGTGTATGCAACATTTATTGGTGGTAATGGAGTTGATATAGCTTTTGGTTTGGCAATTAATCCTTCTGGTGAAGTTTATGTATGTGGTGGAACAACATCAACAACAAACTTAGCTTTAGGAGCAACTAACAACTTCCCAACTGCTCCTTCCTTGCCAACAGTATTAGCACCTTATAGAGCTACTAATAACCCAAGTGTAGGTGCTTCAGTTGTTACTGCCCAACCTGCTGGTTTTGGCATTCTTGCAACTGCAGGTGCTTCAAATACAACAGATGCTTTCGTTGTAAAATTAAATGCATCAGGTAGTGTACCTTTATATTCAAGCGTTATTGGAGGTCGAGGTGAAGCTAATATTTTGGGTGGAGGAAATCTTCCTACAACTGATATAGCTTATGATATTGCTATTGATCCTTCAAACGCTAATGTTGTTGCTTTTACAGGTGAAACATATTTTGATGTTGTAATTCCTACCTTAGCAACGAATGCTAACCCAATAATTGCAACTGCTCATACTAATGGATCGGGTGGTGATGCTGGTCGTAGAGCAGCATTATCAGATCCTTTCGGTTTGACAAATATGCCGATTGCATATCCAACTACAAATAATGCTTACATGCCAGGACCAAATTTTTCATTTACAACTGTAGGGTTGAATACAAGGTATATAAGTGATGATGCATTTTTGAGTAAACTTGATTTAAATGGTGGTTCTGCTGGTTTAGTTTATTCTACTTTTATTGGTACTACTCATAACACAACTACTGCCCCAGCACCAAGTGCTGGAAATGCTGCAACAACATTCTTTGCAACAACAGTAGTGGCAGCAATGACAAATCCATTAATACCTGGATTGACATCACCACCTGGCGGATCATTCTTTGCATCTGACCCAAGAGGATCAAACAGTGCAACTTATGGCAATTTAATTCCAGAAATAGGTTATGGTATAGCCTTTGGTTCAAATGGAGTAGTTTTTGTTGGTGGTATTATGGGAAATGTTGGAACTTTGCCCGCAAATACAGCTGGTGCAACTGGTGGAAATCATATAGTTCCTAATGGGATATTTTTAGCAAATGGTGCAGATAATAATTTTAATACTTTTGGTACTTCTGAAGGATTTTATATCAAAATTAACACCAATACTATTTTAGGTGGAACCTCTGGTGGTTCTTTAATGAATTGGTCTTATATAGGTGGTAGTGGTAATGAACAAATTTATGATATAGCAATTGATGGTGCTAATAATATTTATTTAACAGGTCAATCTGATAATGCATCTAATTGGGGACTAAATTGGGCAACCCCTCCTTGCGTTCCAGGTTCAACATCCGCAATTGGTAACTCAATTTTACATGGACCTTCAGATGCTTTTGTTGTAAAATTAAACACTACAATTAGCGGTTCTGGAGCTGCAGCTCCTAACATAGGTTATTATACTTTCATTGGAGGTTCAGGCAATGATGCGGGTTATGGCATTAGAGTAGATGCTAGCAATCAAGCTCACATTTCTGGAGTAACTGCATCAACAGATTTTCCAACAACTGCTCCAGATGATTATATTTCTGCTGCAAACTTTATAGACGTTATTCGCCATACAGCTCCTCTAAGGGGAAATACAGATGCATTTGCAACTAAATTAGATGTTGGAGGATGTATTTGTTATTCAACTATAATAAGTGGAACTGGTGGTGGTGTTTTGCCTGCAGTTGTAAACGGTCCAGTACCAGAGACTGGTTATGGAGTTGCCTTGGATATAAATGGAAATATGATTATTCTTGGTAATACAAGTGGTGCAGGGAATAGCTTATTTTATAATACTCCACCATCAGTTACTCCTGTTCCTAACTTAGCAAATACAGTTCGTGGAGCAAATGAAGCGTTTATTACAAAGCTTTATCCAGCAGATATACAATTAGCAAGTATTCGGGCAAATCCTGCATTAGTTGCTCCTCTTCCAGCTGGATTAGGACCAATTCCAGCTGCAGATTGTCCGCAACCAATTGTACCTTTAGTTCAAAACGCAACATTGATTTCTCCAAGATATTGTGTTGATCAATACATGCGTGTTACTTGGCAATCATCAGGTTGTTTGAAGAAATTTGAAATAGAACTTTCTAGTGATTGTGGAGCAACTTGGCCAACTGGTTTAGTAATAACACCATCAGGTGGTGTAGATGTTTCAACTGGATTAGCAAATGGTTTGCCAGTTGCAGTTCCTGGAACATCTGGTGATTTGATTACTTCACAAACTTCAATTCCAGCAACAATTGCTAATGATCAATTCGTTGGTGTTAGATATAATTGTTATACTTATGACTGGAAAATTCGTGATGCAGTTGTACCAATAGGACAAGTTTGTGGTCAAAATTATAAAATTAGAATCCGTTCTGGGGATAATGCATATTTGGCTAATAACGTAGTACTTGGTGATACTTTACCAAATCTATTACCAAATAATAATACATTTACAATTTGTCGTAGACCAATTATAACGAGTGTATCTGCAACATCTTCTAGAGTTTGCCCAAATAGTTCTTCAGATTTAGTACCAATAGTTCCTATTGCTACTCCTCCTTGTGCTACTCCAATTGCACCTGGACCAGAAATGGCGTCAGTTTGGGATATATCATTAGGACCAAATAGTGCAGTTGTACCTGGAGATCCAAATCCAGATAATTGGTGTTGGACAGTAATGGGGAATTCACAGAATACAACAAATCCGTATGTAGCTCAGCCGTTTACATTCAGACCTTGTAATGTTGCATTAGGTAATTCAGGAATAGGGGGTGCGTTATTAACAATAAGTCCAACTCTTTCTTTGGTATCTTGTAATACAACAGCTTCAGCTGGAGCTGCATGTATTGGAATTACTGCTATTAATATGAACACTA
Above is a window of Chlorobiota bacterium DNA encoding:
- a CDS encoding immunoglobulin domain-containing protein; its protein translation is MKLRLNLSLTLLMVLFTIANVKAQNFTPGSPDSRFAQSRLVGENMKSHQTPVFIQNNGQWDNSARYLLKSEGLNFWVTNTGVVYDMYNNITPQSTESIARKFASGKVDQSGTVGHIIKMNFLGASKDAKVIGFDKQTGVHNYFIGCDRSKYATNVPLFSQTSIENLYKGISVKVYAESNKPRYDILVAPNSDPSKVRLNFDGADGLYVTKEGDLAITTSLGTIRQVGLFAYQNVNGLNKKIDCRFVKNNNNEVIFSLGNYDKSKELVIDPLWYSQSIGNAGGSTISPYSDIETDAAGNVYIAGGTNDPSFPSTSGAYNNNPPQALANSAGGYDAFVAKFGPNGNSLVYATFIGGNGVDIAFGLAINPSGEVYVCGGTTSTTNLALGATNNFPTAPSLPTVLAPYRATNNPSVGASVVTAQPAGFGILATAGASNTTDAFVVKLNASGSVPLYSSVIGGRGEANILGGGNLPTTDIAYDIAIDPSNANVVAFTGETYFDVVIPTLATNANPIIATAHTNGSGGDAGRRAALSDPFGLTNMPIAYPTTNNAYMPGPNFSFTTVGLNTRYISDDAFLSKLDLNGGSAGLVYSTFIGTTHNTTTAPAPSAGNAATTFFATTVVAAMTNPLIPGLTSPPGGSFFASDPRGSNSATYGNLIPEIGYGIAFGSNGVVFVGGIMGNVGTLPANTAGATGGNHIVPNGIFLANGADNNFNTFGTSEGFYIKINTNTILGGTSGGSLMNWSYIGGSGNEQIYDIAIDGANNIYLTGQSDNASNWGLNWATPPCVPGSTSAIGNSILHGPSDAFVVKLNTTISGSGAAAPNIGYYTFIGGSGNDAGYGIRVDASNQAHISGVTASTDFPTTAPDDYISAANFIDVIRHTAPLRGNTDAFATKLDVGGCICYSTIISGTGGGVLPAVVNGPVPETGYGVALDINGNMIILGNTSGAGNSLFYNTPPSVTPVPNLANTVRGANEAFITKLYPADIQLASIRANPALVAPLPAGLGPIPAADCPQPIVPLVQNATLISPRYCVDQYMRVTWQSSGCLKKFEIELSSDCGATWPTGLVITPSGGVDVSTGLANGLPVAVPGTSGDLITSQTSIPATIANDQFVGVRYNCYTYDWKIRDAVVPIGQVCGQNYKIRIRSGDNAYLANNVVLGDTLPNLLPNNNTFTICRRPIITSVSATSSRVCPNSSSDLVPIVPIATPPCATPIAPGPEMASVWDISLGPNSAVVPGDPNPDNWCWTVMGNSQNTTNPYVAQPFTFRPCNVALGNSGIGGALLTISPTLSLVSCNTTASAGAACIGITAINMNTNYFVRMRLSNGCYTTCSASLPIRVLKTLNLTQPSVSPLPASPPLLVTTTAASTSPTLRVNNSTMEMPQICEATTLAMTVGACGTDSVFQWQKFDSTPGQMCWKNIAGAVTRDYLKPNIDTNDRGRYRILVGGACHPTPQPAVPAPVGPDCSIFVPVPLASCPATNGSTTMPLTGIGTCGYVVSPVGRDALISTEILVTVLGKPRIIVPLVDLTRCVGEPILFSIQATGAANLIYEWSYSSTVGGPYLPIIGAPNGPQFPIVSLISANAGYYRVTVKSSVCNLSSDVSTMQLKVVQTPFETTSPVDKSVCTGQSAIFTVAAGGAVPILYQWQKDYVDIPGATSTTLTLNNVQAVNEGVYRCVYINACSTVVNGKGVLLTVKTPPSLKEGPIDQVICVGGSAIFRVSANGQNLQYQWKKDGTVIPGATGTTYSVFNAATTDAGTYNVTVTGDCTPSINASAKLTITSAAKITTQPIDVSVCEGERATFTVVATGAVSYQWRKNGVNISGATNASFSISSVNPSDASSYECVVTGGCPPNETSVKAKLTVNKPAAITSDIRDLSICVGDPISLTIGVIGSGASYQWRKDGKDIVGANGPSYSIIKSAQATDAGVYDVEVTTLGCKGKLNSAKATITVNVPFSITASPSSQSVCSGSSVTFTVTTTGSNVNYQWRRNGANLSGQTGDKLIINPVKTSDGGDYDCLVSGPCKSPSASGVANLKVNAPPTVSISANGTTFCEGTNSKLVLSANGTGTGITYQWRRSGTPILGANTAIYEVRDLKIDNAGTYDCVVSNECKPDAVSNQLSISVNKVALTATTSSINFGTVNVGEYKEEFMVFTNTGNSPVNVSGITSPSSPFIVMNTTPILPATLNKGEELRIKIRYVATDGTQNGSLLVNIDRPCDAQLTGTLTGTGNDKIAKAALRILDMNSQVKNQSTVPLRVEFAGTPVKMAEANIRSVTFEIAFNRTMLYPQDGTPVRYEGGEGIMKVVVNNPPTNGLIKEIPMFVLLGNARTTPLRFYSQPVWEGGIVKNLGLLDGMFTAYDFCDRGGLRGTNGAGSITKLSPNPANTSLKVDFTTSSDLNSEIKLYDLKGTELISLFNIENVTAGNDRSSVLDVSKLASGTYMLVIKDGDNIMRQLVMVVK